In one Pseudomonas fitomaticsae genomic region, the following are encoded:
- the catA gene encoding catechol 1,2-dioxygenase, with the protein MTVKIAHTAELQKFFEEAAGFANDGGSSRLKTIVLRVLQDTARIIEDLEISEDEFWKAVDYLNRLGGRSEAGLLVAGLGLEHFLDLLQDAKDAQIGLTGGTPRTIEGPLYVAGAPLYEGECRMDDGSEAGVATLMLLEGQVFDPQGQPLAGATVDLWHANTKGTYSFFDQSQSEYNLRRRIITDAEGRYRARSIVPSGYGCDPQGPTQECLDLLGRHGQRPAHIHFFISAPGHRHLTTQINLSGDKYLWDDFAYATREGLVGEVEFLEDAAGRRAELKFDFQLQQAPDALAEQRSRRPRALQDT; encoded by the coding sequence ATGACCGTGAAGATTGCCCACACTGCCGAACTGCAAAAATTCTTCGAAGAAGCCGCCGGTTTTGCCAACGATGGCGGCAGCTCGCGTCTGAAAACCATCGTTCTGCGGGTGTTGCAGGACACCGCCCGGATCATCGAAGACCTTGAGATCAGCGAAGACGAATTCTGGAAAGCCGTCGATTACCTCAACCGCCTGGGCGGCCGCTCGGAAGCGGGGCTGCTGGTGGCCGGCCTCGGCCTCGAACATTTCCTCGACCTGCTGCAAGACGCCAAGGATGCGCAGATCGGCTTGACCGGCGGCACGCCGCGCACCATCGAAGGCCCGTTGTACGTGGCCGGCGCGCCGCTGTACGAAGGTGAATGCCGGATGGACGACGGCAGCGAGGCGGGCGTTGCCACGCTGATGTTGCTCGAAGGCCAGGTATTCGACCCGCAAGGCCAGCCGCTGGCCGGCGCCACGGTCGACCTGTGGCACGCCAACACCAAAGGCACTTACTCGTTCTTCGACCAGAGCCAGTCCGAATACAACCTGCGCCGGCGGATCATCACCGACGCCGAAGGTCGCTACCGCGCCCGCAGCATCGTGCCCTCCGGTTATGGCTGCGACCCGCAAGGCCCGACCCAGGAATGCCTCGACCTGCTCGGTCGCCATGGCCAGCGCCCGGCTCATATTCACTTCTTCATTTCTGCACCGGGGCATCGGCACCTGACGACGCAGATCAATCTGTCGGGCGACAAATATCTGTGGGATGACTTTGCGTACGCGACGCGTGAAGGGTTGGTCGGGGAGGTCGAGTTTCTGGAGGATGCAGCGGGACGTCGCGCCGAATTGAAGTTCGACTTCCAATTGCAGCAGGCGCCGGATGCGCTGGCTGAACAACGCAGCCGGCGCCCGAGGGCATTACAGGACACCTGA
- the catC gene encoding muconolactone Delta-isomerase, whose protein sequence is MLFHVKMTVKLPADMDPAVATRLKADEKELAQRLQREGQWRHLWRIAGHYANYSVFDVPSVEALHDTLMLLPLFPYMEIEIDGLCRHPSSIHTDDR, encoded by the coding sequence ATGCTGTTCCACGTAAAAATGACCGTGAAATTGCCCGCCGACATGGACCCGGCCGTTGCCACAAGGCTCAAGGCCGACGAGAAGGAACTCGCCCAGCGCCTGCAACGCGAAGGCCAGTGGCGCCACCTCTGGCGCATCGCCGGGCACTACGCCAATTACAGCGTGTTCGACGTGCCGAGCGTCGAAGCGCTGCACGACACCCTGATGCTGTTGCCGCTGTTTCCCTACATGGAAATCGAGATCGACGGCCTCTGCCGCCATCCCTCGTCGATCCACACCGACGACCGCTGA
- a CDS encoding YajG family lipoprotein yields the protein MRAFFIPAMASATLLLTACASAPNDPTLTLQTHKTPAQYAECVVPKLQGSALNPTVSQTQRSYRIVVPSKVAADNVLEAYKAQDGGKVFLYERHLLASSFLPSSFERAAQECL from the coding sequence ATGCGTGCCTTTTTTATCCCTGCCATGGCCTCTGCCACTTTACTGCTGACCGCTTGCGCCTCTGCGCCGAACGACCCGACGCTGACCCTGCAGACTCACAAGACGCCTGCCCAGTACGCCGAATGCGTGGTGCCGAAACTTCAGGGCAGTGCGCTGAACCCGACGGTTTCGCAGACCCAGCGCAGCTACCGGATCGTGGTGCCGAGCAAGGTGGCGGCGGACAACGTCCTGGAAGCCTACAAGGCACAGGACGGCGGCAAGGTCTTTTTATATGAGCGCCACTTGCTGGCTTCGAGTTTCCTGCCGTCGAGTTTTGAACGGGCTGCCCAAGAGTGCCTGTAA
- a CDS encoding DUF1843 domain-containing protein, whose amino-acid sequence MTGSNHNIPPYGVAIQSAITGGDLHQMKTLLKQRDSTKPEAKELQTAYEKLAKEVSRLEKP is encoded by the coding sequence ATGACCGGTTCAAATCACAACATCCCGCCCTACGGCGTCGCCATCCAGAGCGCGATCACCGGCGGCGATCTGCACCAGATGAAGACTTTGTTGAAGCAGCGCGATTCAACGAAGCCGGAAGCGAAGGAGCTACAAACCGCGTACGAAAAACTGGCCAAAGAAGTTTCTCGACTGGAAAAACCCTGA
- a CDS encoding DUF1842 domain-containing protein: MSIGLFHTRLIASNSLLGAPVLTLDIVVDTVRKKVSGTASVFQSTWPPVNFHARVWGDYSEARLTPSTETYLILTLDGSPSGPLSQIAQTFHLKGILNDWTSGFVDYRYNEGGQWQDVRHVAVHQAPSVEPLPPEHHVQPLYAVAVQTAKESGDLAQLKVAVQQGEQQLAHEDALRSALAQLNAEIARLEAR; this comes from the coding sequence ATGTCGATCGGACTTTTTCACACCCGCCTCATCGCCAGTAACTCACTGCTGGGCGCACCGGTTCTGACCCTCGATATCGTGGTCGATACCGTCCGCAAAAAAGTCAGCGGAACCGCCAGCGTGTTTCAAAGCACCTGGCCACCGGTGAATTTCCATGCCCGGGTCTGGGGCGATTATTCCGAGGCCAGGCTCACGCCATCCACCGAGACTTACCTCATTCTCACCCTCGACGGCAGCCCTAGCGGCCCGCTGAGCCAGATCGCCCAGACCTTCCACCTCAAGGGCATTCTGAACGACTGGACCAGCGGCTTTGTCGATTACCGCTACAACGAAGGCGGCCAGTGGCAGGACGTGCGGCACGTCGCCGTGCATCAGGCACCGAGCGTCGAGCCTCTACCTCCCGAGCATCATGTCCAGCCGCTGTATGCGGTGGCCGTGCAAACGGCGAAGGAAAGCGGTGATCTGGCTCAGTTGAAAGTCGCCGTGCAGCAAGGCGAACAACAGCTGGCCCACGAGGACGCCTTGCGCAGTGCCCTTGCGCAGCTGAACGCGGAAATCGCGCGACTGGAAGCGCGCTAA
- a CDS encoding VOC family protein: MPITLLLRCRHLETTRDHYRHRLGFTVADSAELTFTAELDGSRLIFTEQDLWTAPVACSGTFYFAIADVERYYASIKDKADIVWPLQDMPYGSRDFGVRDCNGYHLAFTQIA, translated from the coding sequence ATGCCCATCACTCTGCTTCTTCGCTGCCGTCATCTGGAAACGACCCGAGATCATTACCGTCACAGGCTCGGGTTCACGGTGGCGGATTCCGCTGAACTCACGTTCACTGCCGAGCTGGACGGCAGTCGCCTGATCTTCACCGAGCAGGACCTCTGGACGGCACCCGTTGCCTGCTCCGGCACGTTTTACTTTGCAATCGCGGATGTCGAGCGCTACTACGCATCAATCAAGGACAAGGCAGACATCGTCTGGCCGTTGCAGGACATGCCCTATGGTTCAAGGGACTTTGGCGTACGCGACTGCAACGGCTACCATCTCGCCTTCACGCAGATTGCCTGA
- the ahr gene encoding NADPH-dependent aldehyde reductase Ahr — protein MTNNTEPTTFTGWAATSAGAPLERFSYDPGPLGDEEVEVAVEYCGVCHSDQSLIDNDWGISQYPFIPGHEVVGRIVRTGPQVRGLEVGQRVGIGWYKGSCMHCSSCIGGSHHLCATAKPTIIGSHGGFADRLRTHWAWALKLPDNLDPALAGPLFCAGSTVFNPLVEFDIKPTDRVGVVGIGGLGHLALRFLNAWGCDVTAFTSSLSKQDEAKRLGAHKVVASTDSEALKAIAGTLDFLLITANANLDWTAMLATLRGKGRLHFVGIVPDAIPVHVFNLIPQQKSLSASPVGSPATAATMLEFCARHQILPQVEEFPMSKVNEAVDHLRSGKARYRIVLNASK, from the coding sequence ATGACCAATAACACCGAACCCACGACATTCACCGGCTGGGCCGCCACCTCGGCCGGCGCGCCGCTGGAGCGCTTCAGTTACGACCCCGGCCCGCTGGGAGATGAAGAAGTTGAAGTCGCCGTGGAATATTGCGGCGTCTGCCACTCCGACCAGTCGCTGATCGACAACGACTGGGGCATCAGCCAGTACCCGTTCATTCCCGGCCATGAAGTGGTCGGCCGCATCGTGCGCACAGGCCCGCAGGTGCGTGGCCTGGAAGTCGGCCAGCGCGTGGGTATCGGCTGGTACAAGGGCAGCTGCATGCATTGCTCGTCCTGCATCGGCGGCTCGCATCACCTTTGCGCCACCGCCAAACCGACGATCATCGGCAGCCACGGCGGCTTCGCCGATCGGCTGCGCACCCATTGGGCGTGGGCACTGAAACTGCCGGACAACCTCGACCCGGCACTCGCCGGCCCGCTGTTCTGCGCCGGCTCCACAGTGTTCAATCCGCTGGTGGAATTCGACATCAAGCCCACCGACCGGGTCGGCGTAGTGGGCATCGGCGGCCTCGGACACCTGGCGCTGCGGTTTCTCAATGCCTGGGGATGCGACGTTACCGCGTTCACCTCTTCCCTGAGCAAACAGGACGAAGCCAAACGCCTCGGCGCCCACAAGGTCGTCGCCTCCACCGACAGCGAGGCGCTGAAAGCGATTGCCGGCACCCTCGACTTTCTACTGATCACCGCCAACGCCAACCTCGACTGGACGGCCATGCTCGCCACCCTGCGCGGCAAGGGCCGGTTGCACTTCGTCGGCATCGTGCCCGACGCAATTCCGGTTCACGTGTTCAACCTCATCCCGCAACAGAAATCCCTGTCCGCCTCCCCGGTCGGCTCGCCTGCCACGGCAGCGACCATGCTGGAATTCTGCGCGCGGCATCAGATCCTGCCGCAGGTGGAGGAATTTCCGATGAGCAAGGTCAATGAAGCCGTCGACCATCTGCGCAGCGGCAAGGCGCGGTACCGGATTGTGTTGAACGCCAGCAAATGA
- a CDS encoding ATPase: MKTLTRLAVVALLMGGVAATVAPAYADDARSCHFLPVAASSAALQHSQTVGVLYSENTLDNLQYLERYHDVAVNGAKDALDARIRDAFVDSSDPELAIDWLMSSLQQQFLSVTVYDSLDALVQAHPDVVVMLDTHNRLLTQRNSQVEARFAARFYDANLQYIGKAEGAVEKQLPSVWVHNKAAPEIAAGIEQQRDLQLSALKQFDDSLKALVSAG, encoded by the coding sequence ATGAAGACTTTGACCCGACTGGCTGTAGTCGCCCTGCTGATGGGCGGGGTGGCCGCCACCGTAGCCCCGGCTTACGCAGACGACGCCAGGTCGTGCCATTTTCTGCCCGTCGCCGCCAGCAGCGCCGCGCTGCAGCACTCGCAAACCGTCGGTGTGCTGTACAGCGAAAACACTCTGGACAACCTGCAATACCTCGAGCGTTACCACGATGTGGCGGTGAACGGTGCCAAGGATGCGCTCGATGCGCGGATCCGTGACGCCTTCGTCGACAGCTCCGATCCGGAGCTGGCCATCGACTGGCTGATGAGTTCGCTGCAACAACAGTTTCTCTCGGTGACCGTCTACGACAGCCTCGATGCGCTGGTGCAGGCCCATCCGGACGTGGTGGTGATGCTCGACACCCACAACCGTCTGCTGACTCAACGCAACAGTCAGGTCGAAGCGCGGTTCGCCGCACGCTTCTACGACGCCAACCTGCAATACATCGGCAAGGCCGAAGGCGCGGTGGAGAAGCAACTGCCGTCGGTGTGGGTACACAACAAGGCAGCGCCCGAAATCGCTGCCGGGATCGAACAGCAACGCGACCTGCAACTGAGTGCCTTGAAGCAGTTCGATGACTCGCTCAAAGCCCTGGTGAGTGCAGGCTGA
- a CDS encoding DUF1801 domain-containing protein → MKKDSSGAATENPSVLIDARIKELNDWRGQKLAEIRAIIHEADPEVVEEWKWRGVPVWSHNGIICTGETYKAVVKMTFAKGAALEDPSGLFNASLEGNTRRAIDVHEDDKIDAKALKALVRSAIKLNSKKK, encoded by the coding sequence ATGAAGAAGGACAGCAGCGGCGCGGCGACCGAGAATCCCTCTGTGCTGATCGACGCGAGAATCAAGGAACTGAACGACTGGCGCGGCCAGAAGCTGGCCGAGATCCGCGCGATCATTCATGAGGCGGATCCGGAAGTCGTCGAGGAGTGGAAGTGGCGGGGCGTTCCGGTCTGGTCACACAACGGCATCATCTGCACCGGGGAAACCTACAAGGCTGTGGTGAAAATGACTTTTGCCAAAGGCGCGGCGCTGGAGGATCCGTCAGGACTGTTCAATGCCAGCCTTGAAGGCAACACCCGGCGGGCGATTGATGTTCACGAAGACGACAAGATCGATGCCAAGGCTCTGAAAGCGCTGGTGCGTTCGGCGATCAAGTTGAATTCAAAAAAGAAATGA
- a CDS encoding GDL motif peptide-associated radical SAM/SPASM maturase has protein sequence MTDNRPARYLSDTDLKRYVPVHVVWEITLACDLKCLHCGSRAGHRRPDELNTRECLDVIDSLAALGTREITLIGGEAYLRKDWTQLIRAIHDHGMYCAIQTGGRNLTPAKMQAAVDAGLNGVGISLDGLAPLHDKVRNVPGSFDKAVDTLRRAKASGLAVSVNTQIGAATLPDLPELMDTIIELGATHWQIQITVAMGNAVDHPELLLQPYKLLEVMPLLARLYREGLDRGLLMNVGNNIGYYGPYEHLWRGFGDERVHWSGCAAGQTVLALEADGTVKGCPSLATVGFSGGNVRNMSLHDIWHYSEGMHFGRLRSVDDLWGYCRSCYYNDVCRGGCTWTSHSLLGKPGNNPYCHYRTLELQKQGLRERIVKVEDAAQRSFAVGRFDLITERIDTGEKVSSVSDSGQVIKLAWINQGQSSPEEGRLPTQLALCRDCLQYIQPHESICPHCHADVAAAEARHLTDRARQQAIMKTLTGLLAGVPGSLS, from the coding sequence ATGACAGACAACCGCCCTGCCCGCTACCTCAGCGACACCGATCTCAAACGCTACGTGCCGGTGCACGTGGTCTGGGAAATCACGCTCGCCTGCGACCTCAAGTGCCTGCATTGCGGCTCCCGCGCGGGGCATCGGCGCCCTGATGAACTGAACACCCGCGAATGCCTCGACGTGATCGACTCCCTCGCCGCACTCGGCACCCGCGAGATCACCCTGATCGGCGGCGAAGCCTATTTGCGCAAGGACTGGACGCAACTGATCCGCGCCATCCACGACCACGGCATGTACTGCGCGATCCAGACCGGCGGGCGCAATCTGACCCCGGCGAAGATGCAGGCAGCGGTCGATGCCGGGCTGAACGGGGTCGGCATTTCCCTGGACGGACTCGCGCCGCTGCACGACAAGGTGCGCAACGTGCCCGGCTCGTTCGACAAGGCCGTCGACACCCTGCGCCGGGCCAAGGCGTCGGGGCTGGCGGTGAGCGTCAACACCCAGATCGGCGCGGCCACGTTGCCGGACTTGCCAGAGCTCATGGACACCATCATCGAGCTCGGTGCCACCCATTGGCAGATCCAGATCACAGTGGCCATGGGCAACGCCGTCGACCATCCTGAGTTGTTGCTCCAGCCTTATAAGCTGCTGGAAGTGATGCCGCTGCTCGCCCGGTTATACCGCGAAGGGCTGGATCGCGGATTGCTGATGAACGTCGGCAACAACATCGGTTATTACGGCCCTTACGAACATCTGTGGCGCGGCTTCGGTGACGAACGCGTGCACTGGAGCGGCTGCGCGGCTGGCCAGACCGTGCTGGCGCTGGAGGCAGACGGCACGGTGAAAGGCTGCCCGTCACTGGCAACCGTCGGTTTTTCCGGCGGCAACGTGCGCAACATGAGCCTGCACGACATCTGGCATTACAGCGAAGGCATGCACTTCGGCCGCCTGCGCTCGGTCGATGACCTGTGGGGCTACTGCCGAAGCTGCTATTACAACGACGTGTGCCGGGGCGGCTGCACTTGGACGTCGCACTCGCTGCTGGGCAAACCCGGCAACAATCCCTACTGCCACTACCGAACCCTGGAATTGCAAAAACAGGGTTTGCGCGAGCGCATCGTCAAAGTCGAAGACGCCGCCCAGCGCTCCTTTGCCGTCGGTCGTTTTGACCTGATCACCGAACGCATCGACACCGGCGAAAAAGTCAGCAGCGTCAGCGACAGCGGCCAAGTGATCAAACTGGCCTGGATCAATCAGGGCCAGTCCTCCCCCGAGGAAGGACGCCTGCCAACCCAACTGGCCCTGTGCCGCGACTGCCTGCAATACATCCAGCCGCACGAATCGATCTGCCCGCACTGCCACGCCGACGTCGCCGCCGCCGAGGCCCGGCACCTGACCGACCGGGCCCGGCAGCAGGCGATCATGAAGACGCTGACCGGTTTGCTGGCGGGAGTGCCGGGGTCGTTGAGCTGA
- a CDS encoding LysR substrate-binding domain-containing protein: protein MSLNPFPLPEDLKVFLTVIRKNSFASAADELGFSPAYVSKRIAVLETTLASKLLHRTTRRIALTDDGERVRIWAEKLLGDFDQFLGEISQARHQPAGSLHICSSFGFGRNHVAPAISQLSRTCPKLDIRLDVFDRVVDLVGEGFDLEILVGDDLPGQHLARKLVSNRRVLCATPEYLERRGTPQSLEDLKDHDCLVLKERNNAFGIWTLSKDGQEETVRVNGPLSSNSGEIVLEWALSGGGILLRSMWDVKPMLEQGRLVQVLDGYTQSANVWAVYPTRLSESAKLRVCVEFLEEYFRDLSVE from the coding sequence ATGAGCCTCAACCCGTTTCCCTTGCCCGAAGACCTCAAGGTTTTCCTCACCGTCATCCGCAAGAACAGCTTTGCCAGCGCCGCCGACGAGTTGGGCTTCTCACCGGCCTACGTCAGCAAGCGCATCGCGGTCCTGGAAACCACGCTGGCGAGCAAGCTGCTGCACCGCACCACCCGGCGCATCGCGCTGACTGATGACGGTGAGCGGGTGCGGATCTGGGCGGAGAAACTGCTGGGGGATTTCGATCAGTTTCTCGGCGAGATTTCTCAGGCCCGGCACCAGCCGGCGGGGTCGCTGCACATTTGCAGCAGCTTCGGTTTCGGCCGCAATCATGTGGCGCCGGCGATCAGCCAGTTGTCTCGGACGTGCCCGAAACTCGATATCCGGCTGGACGTGTTCGACCGGGTGGTCGATCTGGTGGGCGAGGGCTTCGACCTGGAAATCCTCGTCGGCGATGACCTGCCGGGCCAGCATCTGGCGCGCAAACTGGTGAGCAACCGGCGCGTGCTGTGCGCCACGCCGGAATACCTTGAACGCCGGGGCACGCCGCAATCCCTTGAGGACCTGAAAGATCACGATTGTCTGGTGCTCAAGGAGCGCAACAACGCATTCGGCATCTGGACCCTGAGCAAGGACGGGCAAGAAGAGACGGTGCGGGTGAATGGCCCGTTGTCCTCCAACAGCGGCGAGATCGTGCTGGAGTGGGCCTTGAGCGGCGGCGGGATCCTGTTGCGCTCGATGTGGGACGTCAAACCGATGCTCGAGCAGGGCAGGCTGGTGCAGGTGCTGGACGGCTACACCCAGAGCGCCAACGTTTGGGCGGTCTACCCGACCCGGCTCAGCGAGTCGGCGAAATTGCGGGTGTGCGTGGAGTTTCTGGAAGAGTACTTCCGCGATTTATCCGTGGAATGA
- the leuD gene encoding 3-isopropylmalate dehydratase small subunit, producing the protein MQPFDTVSGSAAPFLASNIDTDVIMPKQFLKGIDRQGLDRGLFFDLRFLASGEPNPEFVLNQPAWQDATFLVTGPNFGCGSSREHAVWGLKQVGIRALIGTTFAGIFYDNCQRNGVLAIQLDDAPFKRVAEAISVPETAQISVNLAQQTLELADGTLIGFEIDQLRKQSLLLGLDAIGTTLQRTEQIRAFEARHLADNPWLG; encoded by the coding sequence ATGCAACCTTTCGACACCGTCAGCGGCAGCGCCGCGCCGTTTCTTGCGTCCAACATCGACACCGACGTGATCATGCCCAAGCAGTTTCTCAAGGGCATCGATCGCCAGGGGCTGGATCGCGGGCTGTTCTTCGATCTGCGCTTTCTCGCCTCCGGCGAACCCAACCCTGAATTCGTGCTCAACCAGCCGGCCTGGCAGGACGCGACGTTTCTGGTGACCGGCCCCAACTTCGGCTGCGGTTCCAGCCGCGAACACGCGGTGTGGGGCTTGAAGCAAGTCGGCATCCGGGCCTTGATCGGCACCACGTTCGCCGGGATTTTCTATGACAACTGCCAGCGCAATGGCGTGTTGGCGATACAGCTGGACGACGCGCCGTTCAAGCGCGTGGCCGAGGCAATCAGCGTCCCGGAAACCGCGCAGATCAGCGTGAACCTGGCACAGCAGACCCTCGAGCTGGCAGACGGCACACTGATCGGCTTCGAGATCGATCAGTTGCGCAAACAGTCGCTGCTGCTCGGGCTGGATGCCATCGGCACCACGCTGCAACGCACCGAGCAGATCCGCGCCTTCGAAGCGCGGCATCTGGCGGACAATCCCTGGCTGGGTTGA
- a CDS encoding muconate cycloisomerase family protein, whose amino-acid sequence MNRILIENLSAIIVDLPTIRPHKLAMHTMQNQTLVILRLRCSDGIEGLGEATTIGGLAYGYESPESIKANIDAHLAPALIGMDADNINAAMQKLDKIAKGNTFAKSGIESALLDAQGKRLGLPVSELLGGRIRDSLEVAWTLASGDTARDIAEAEQMLEARRHRIFKLKIGANPLEQDLKHVVAIKKALGERASVRVDINQYWDESQAIRGCQVLGDNGIDLIEQPISRVNRSGQIRLNQRSPAPIMADESIESVEDAFNLAADGAASVFALKIAKNGGPRAVLRTAQIAEAAGIALYGGTMLEGSIGTLASAHAFLTLRQLTWDTELFGPLLLTEDIVTERPQYRDFHLHIPRTPGLGLTLDEERLARFRRH is encoded by the coding sequence ATGAACCGGATCCTGATTGAAAACCTGTCGGCGATCATCGTCGACCTGCCGACCATCCGCCCGCACAAACTGGCGATGCACACGATGCAGAACCAGACGCTGGTGATCCTGCGCCTGCGTTGCAGCGACGGTATCGAAGGCCTCGGCGAAGCCACCACCATTGGCGGCCTGGCCTACGGCTATGAAAGCCCGGAAAGCATCAAGGCCAACATCGACGCGCACCTGGCGCCGGCACTGATCGGCATGGACGCGGACAACATCAACGCCGCGATGCAGAAACTCGACAAGATCGCCAAGGGCAACACCTTCGCCAAGTCCGGCATCGAGAGCGCATTGCTCGACGCCCAAGGCAAACGCCTCGGCCTGCCGGTGAGCGAACTGCTCGGTGGCCGGATCCGCGACAGCCTCGAAGTGGCCTGGACCCTGGCCAGCGGCGACACCGCCCGCGACATCGCCGAGGCCGAGCAAATGCTGGAAGCGCGGCGACACCGGATCTTCAAATTGAAGATCGGCGCCAACCCGCTGGAGCAAGATCTCAAACACGTGGTGGCGATCAAGAAAGCCCTGGGCGAGCGCGCCAGTGTGCGGGTCGACATCAACCAGTACTGGGACGAATCCCAGGCGATTCGCGGCTGTCAGGTGCTCGGCGACAACGGTATCGACCTGATTGAGCAGCCGATCTCGCGGGTCAACCGCTCCGGGCAAATTCGCCTGAACCAGCGCAGCCCGGCGCCGATCATGGCCGATGAATCGATCGAAAGTGTCGAGGACGCGTTCAACCTCGCCGCCGACGGCGCCGCCAGCGTCTTCGCCCTGAAGATCGCCAAGAACGGCGGCCCGCGCGCCGTGTTGCGCACCGCGCAAATCGCCGAAGCCGCCGGCATCGCGCTGTACGGCGGCACCATGCTCGAAGGCTCCATCGGCACTCTGGCCTCGGCCCATGCGTTCCTCACGCTCAGGCAGCTGACCTGGGACACCGAGCTGTTCGGCCCGCTGTTGCTGACTGAAGACATCGTCACCGAGCGCCCGCAGTACCGCGACTTTCACCTGCACATTCCACGTACCCCGGGCCTGGGCCTGACGCTGGATGAAGAGCGTCTGGCGCGTTTTCGCCGGCACTGA
- a CDS encoding DUF1842 domain-containing protein has translation MSATQQNVGLFPVSYRIGTGQPGAQSLALNLLVSTPQQHVTGNAAVTQTTNPPLDIDSDVWGEYTYMTVMKPGVSKILITAQGNHGGPGSNSIINFKIHLVVGTDWREGVANYEYFDGQRWHELNNVPAHLVEVPSNVLQAFNPGPVIEPHKPVLPLYAAPIQGAIASGDLAQMKSLSAQARQQLEQLPLLRKAVDDANKEISRVQSR, from the coding sequence ATGTCAGCAACTCAGCAAAATGTCGGCCTGTTCCCGGTGAGCTACCGGATCGGTACGGGCCAGCCAGGGGCGCAGAGTCTTGCGCTGAACCTGCTGGTGTCCACGCCACAGCAGCATGTCACCGGTAACGCCGCGGTGACTCAGACAACCAATCCGCCGCTCGACATCGACTCGGACGTCTGGGGCGAATACACCTACATGACGGTGATGAAGCCCGGTGTCAGCAAGATCCTGATCACCGCCCAGGGTAACCATGGCGGCCCCGGCTCCAACTCCATCATCAACTTCAAGATCCACCTGGTGGTCGGCACCGACTGGCGCGAAGGCGTGGCCAACTATGAGTACTTCGACGGCCAGCGCTGGCACGAACTGAACAACGTGCCGGCGCATCTGGTGGAGGTGCCTTCGAACGTTCTTCAGGCTTTCAATCCCGGCCCGGTGATCGAGCCACACAAACCGGTCCTGCCGTTGTATGCCGCGCCGATTCAGGGCGCCATCGCCAGCGGTGACCTGGCCCAGATGAAGAGCCTGTCCGCACAGGCCAGACAGCAACTGGAGCAACTGCCGCTGCTGCGCAAAGCCGTGGACGACGCCAACAAAGAAATCAGCCGCGTGCAAAGTCGCTGA